A region of Spodoptera frugiperda isolate SF20-4 chromosome 26, AGI-APGP_CSIRO_Sfru_2.0, whole genome shotgun sequence DNA encodes the following proteins:
- the LOC118264654 gene encoding uncharacterized protein LOC118264654, whose amino-acid sequence MAVCDKWVALKIVEFLMCVACLVTKRISQDDEARLALLLQKLSREWSLLTSVTWDSVGGAFADAIYGGYVIITFGLIVARVFQEIPRGRRILEGYFLGFGMLFFLILGGLELASLDSVPRSLVVNASVLGSFSLAVAALFLIDLMGPRIYTTTQNSQTDTGVVSSPKSEKKVSIISSPNLNGNMPKTDLANGKPNGQPNGHANGHVPPERPKDLDLEKNLPDKDTKKEEMTLFGQSKTSYPNFEDTLEKDELQKSKFGSIRNGLEAGNYVRLNEPLSIPDKFHYEQELAKFNEKYLRDYLDNFAGKLSVREDYLPEPQTPVFAKVKTGRLKDLYDEMSPSYEQKRAKSPTRAKTVPSPTLQQLEDYLRGSTRSKRADTPALFPMEPIEEKETTDTEGRASGTPTDPGYVQYTAGRWPDKTRDLRTPRHSPTK is encoded by the exons TTGATGTGCGTCGCCTGCTTGGTGACGAAGCGTATATCTCAAGATGACGAGGCTCGGCTGGCGCTGCTGCTGCAGAAGTTGTCGCGAGAGTGGTCGCTGCTCACCTCCGTCACATGGGACTCGGTGGGAGGAGCCTTCGCGGACGCCATATACGGAG GCTACGTGATCATCACCTTCGGGCTGATAGTGGCGCGCGTCTTCCAGGAGATACCGAGAGGGAGGCGGATACTCGAGGGATACTTCCTCGGGTTCGGAATGCTGTTCTTCTTGATCCTTG GTGGATTAGAACTAGCATCCCTTGACTCCGTGCCGAGATCGTTGGTGGTGAATGCTTCAGTCCTCGGCAGTTTTTCGCTTGCCGTCGCCGCCTTGTTCCTCATAGACCTCATGGGCCCTCGGATATACACCACCACACAGAACTCACAAACCGACACCGGTGTCGTGTCGTCGCCCAAAAGCGAAAAGAAAGTGTCGATTATCTCATCACCCAACCTAAATGGGAATATGCCTAAAACTGATTTAGCCAACGGCAAGCCAAATGGACAACCTAATGGCCATGCTAACGGGCATGTTCCCCCCGAAAGACCAAAGGACTTGGATTTGGAGAAGAATTTACCTGACAAGGATACAAAGAAAGAAGAAATGACGTTGTTCGGACAGTCCAAAACGAGCTACCCTAATTTTGAAGATACTTTAGAGAAAGATGAGTTACAAAAGTCTAAATTCGGATCGATTCGGAACGGTTTAGAAGCTGGGAATTATGTGCGACTGAACGAACCCTTGTCTATCCCTGATAAATTCCACTACGAGCAAGAGTTAGCCAAATTCAATGAAAAGTACCTCAGAGACTACCTCGATAACTTTGCAGGTAAGCTCTCAGTGAGAGAGGACTACTTGCCTGAACCGCAGACGCCTGTATTCGCCAAAGTGAAGACTGGACGATTAAAAGACTTATACGACGAAATGTCACCAAGTTACGAACAAAAGCGGGCTAAATCACCGACTCGGGCCAAGACAGTACCGTCACCGACTTTGCAACAACTCGAAGACTACTTGCGAGGGTCGACAAGGTCGAAGAGGGCGGATACGCCGGCTCTATTTCCCATGGAGCCAATTGAAGAGAAAGAAACAACAGACACGGAAGGCAGAGCATCCGGCACCCCCACGGATCCCGGATACGTGCAATACACAGCCGGCAGGTGGCCAGACAAGACCAGAGATCTACGGACACCGAGACACAGTCCGACCAAGTAg